Proteins from a single region of Geothrix sp. PMB-07:
- a CDS encoding LSm family protein, translating to MNRKLIRPNLSELKDKLGIPAKSGGEAMTPLPPATTSSGEPNPAVNPAAATAPQGLGSPRRKIAPPEQTNAESFYYLKQMQSKTPMVIVLQDDEKVRGVIEWYDKHCLKINRVKEPNVLVPKHNIKYIYKQEEEPRIRRSRTSKKEEPVAPTEVDIAVYD from the coding sequence ATGAACCGGAAGCTCATCCGACCAAACCTCAGTGAACTGAAGGACAAGCTCGGAATCCCCGCCAAGAGCGGCGGGGAGGCGATGACGCCCCTGCCCCCGGCCACCACCTCAAGCGGCGAGCCCAATCCGGCGGTCAACCCCGCGGCGGCCACGGCTCCCCAGGGATTGGGAAGCCCGCGCCGCAAAATCGCTCCGCCCGAGCAGACCAACGCGGAAAGTTTCTATTACCTGAAGCAGATGCAGTCGAAGACGCCCATGGTGATCGTGCTGCAGGATGACGAGAAGGTGCGTGGTGTCATCGAGTGGTACGACAAGCACTGTCTGAAGATCAATCGGGTGAAGGAACCCAACGTTCTGGTGCCCAAGCACAACATCAAATACATCTACAAGCAGGAAGAGGAACCCCGGATCCGCCGCAGCCGGACATCCAAGAAGGAAGAGCCCGTCGCGCCGACCGAGGTTGATATCGCGGTCTACGATTGA
- a CDS encoding nitrogen regulation protein NR(II) has protein sequence MLQRTLGRLGAADATAPFLPLSFRLFATFGLLVVHAALPLEGLASAPGEPVYLSALGLMLMEALWESGRGLKASGQLFPIPRIGWIRWNLALDLALVSLIIAYHGVAQERFATLYIFPVLASAFYLRTVEIVWVGVASSMTHLMLVLAFTLGWAPPFGLSGAIPDPDQSQLSFLLGIASLQVFAATLVVVLIRRNLERLRTDLSVSEAAVDELSALHQRVVESMTSGLITLDSQGRITSANPAAEAILGCGIALGSPIHDVLPIGDASLPQQGREHRFEVTLTNIGASRRIVGGHLASMRDAAGLESGQLLLFQDLTEFKALEERTRISERLAAIGQLTAGLAHELRNPLASISGCVQLLHRPASPEEVRTRVLGILDRETQRVGAIVSDFLDFAKVAVPRGSRLPLPRVLEDIRASWEMDPRTAGLPLQMDPVPNVWIEADPTGIHRVITNLLSNARKAVKETSAPTVRLSCAVTEAVLRLSVTDNGCGMTGEQLDRLYVPFAGSFEEGSGLGMSLVYKFIETMGWRIEVESHPGSGTSVQIHLPCLRPEEAMASAQDQP, from the coding sequence ATGCTCCAACGCACCCTGGGCCGGTTGGGCGCCGCAGACGCCACCGCGCCTTTTCTGCCTCTCTCCTTCCGCCTCTTTGCCACCTTCGGCCTGCTGGTGGTGCATGCCGCCCTTCCGCTGGAGGGCTTGGCCTCCGCCCCCGGGGAGCCCGTCTACCTCAGCGCCCTGGGGTTGATGCTGATGGAAGCCCTGTGGGAATCAGGCCGCGGCTTGAAGGCCTCGGGCCAGCTGTTCCCCATTCCCCGCATCGGCTGGATCCGCTGGAACCTGGCCTTGGACCTGGCGCTGGTATCCCTCATCATCGCCTACCATGGCGTGGCCCAGGAACGGTTCGCCACGCTCTACATCTTTCCTGTGCTGGCATCGGCGTTCTACCTGCGAACGGTGGAGATTGTCTGGGTGGGTGTGGCCTCTTCCATGACCCACCTGATGCTGGTGCTGGCTTTCACCCTCGGTTGGGCCCCGCCTTTTGGCCTCTCTGGGGCCATCCCCGATCCCGACCAGAGCCAGCTCTCGTTCCTCCTCGGCATTGCCTCTCTCCAGGTGTTCGCGGCAACTCTGGTCGTGGTGCTCATCCGTCGCAACCTGGAACGGCTCCGCACGGATCTGAGTGTCAGCGAAGCCGCGGTGGACGAATTGTCGGCCCTGCATCAGCGGGTGGTGGAGTCCATGACTTCCGGTTTGATCACCCTGGATTCCCAGGGCCGGATCACCTCTGCCAATCCCGCGGCAGAGGCCATTCTCGGGTGCGGAATTGCGCTGGGGAGCCCTATCCATGATGTGCTGCCCATTGGCGACGCCTCACTTCCGCAACAGGGACGTGAACACCGCTTCGAGGTGACGCTCACGAACATCGGGGCAAGCCGCCGCATAGTGGGCGGCCATCTGGCCTCCATGCGGGATGCTGCCGGGCTGGAATCGGGCCAACTGCTGCTTTTCCAGGACCTCACAGAGTTCAAGGCGCTGGAAGAACGCACCCGGATCAGCGAACGGTTGGCCGCCATCGGGCAGCTGACTGCCGGCCTGGCCCATGAACTGCGCAACCCGCTGGCCTCCATCAGCGGATGTGTGCAGCTGCTGCATCGTCCAGCTTCTCCCGAGGAGGTCCGCACCCGCGTGCTGGGCATTCTTGATCGTGAAACCCAGCGGGTGGGGGCCATCGTTTCGGACTTCCTGGACTTTGCCAAGGTCGCAGTGCCGCGCGGTTCCCGGCTGCCCCTTCCGCGCGTGCTGGAGGACATCCGCGCCAGTTGGGAGATGGACCCCCGGACCGCGGGGCTGCCTCTGCAGATGGATCCGGTCCCAAACGTCTGGATCGAGGCGGATCCCACGGGCATCCACCGGGTGATCACGAACCTCCTCAGCAACGCGAGGAAGGCCGTCAAGGAGACCTCTGCTCCGACCGTGAGGCTGTCCTGTGCCGTGACGGAGGCCGTTCTGCGCCTGTCGGTCACAGACAATGGCTGCGGCATGACGGGGGAACAGCTGGACCGCCTCTATGTGCCTTTCGCGGGCAGTTTCGAGGAGGGATCCGGGCTGGGGATGAGCCTCGTCTACAAGTTCATAGAAACCATGGGCTGGCGCATTGAGGTGGAAAGCCACCCCGGCAGCGGCACCAGCGTCCAGATCCACCTTCCCTGCCTCCGGCCGGAAGAGGCGATGGCGTCGGCGCAGGATCAGCCGTAG
- the glmU gene encoding bifunctional UDP-N-acetylglucosamine diphosphorylase/glucosamine-1-phosphate N-acetyltransferase GlmU, translating to MSTVAVILAAGLGTRMKSRLPKVLHPILGDPSLLWVLRTLPQGLGGAVVVVHHGKEQVVAALEAWQKAGLLPCPVSTVDQGEPLGTGHAVQVCIPELDRLGASRVVILSGDVPLTTAATVARLCAAEALLLAMDLPTPGSYGRVLQHGDGRLAGIVEAKDATPAQLAVQRVNGGAYALPWPALRKALLGLTNDNAQKEYYLTDAVAAAAAEVRVAVDICDPQELAGMNSRMDQAELQAWAQRRIQRHWMAEGVTFLHPDSIQVGPRVTLDRDVFLEAGVTLEGAVRVGEGTRIGQGTVIADSVLGAGVEVRPYCVIEQAQVGNGAKVGPFARLREGTDLGEAVHIGNFVETKKAKLHRGAKANHLAYLGDAEIGEKTNIGAGVITCNYDGVNKHKTSIGRNVFVGSDTQLVAPVTIGDGALIGAGTTVTADVPGDALALSRVPQTSKEGGAARIRARQQKK from the coding sequence ATGTCCACGGTAGCGGTCATTCTGGCGGCGGGGCTTGGAACCCGCATGAAATCCCGGCTCCCGAAGGTCCTGCACCCCATTCTCGGCGACCCCTCCCTCCTGTGGGTGCTGCGCACCCTGCCTCAGGGCCTGGGCGGCGCCGTGGTGGTGGTTCATCACGGCAAGGAGCAGGTTGTGGCGGCCCTGGAAGCCTGGCAGAAGGCCGGGCTCCTGCCCTGCCCCGTCAGCACCGTGGACCAGGGCGAACCCCTCGGCACCGGTCATGCGGTGCAGGTGTGCATTCCGGAGCTGGATCGCCTGGGTGCCAGCCGGGTCGTCATCCTCTCCGGCGATGTCCCCCTCACCACCGCTGCCACGGTTGCCCGCCTCTGCGCGGCGGAGGCCCTGCTGCTGGCCATGGACCTGCCCACACCCGGTTCCTATGGCCGTGTGCTTCAGCATGGCGATGGGCGCTTGGCAGGCATTGTGGAGGCCAAGGATGCCACCCCCGCCCAGCTGGCGGTCCAGCGGGTGAACGGCGGCGCCTACGCCCTGCCCTGGCCCGCCCTCCGCAAGGCCCTGCTGGGCCTGACCAACGACAACGCGCAGAAGGAATATTACCTTACAGACGCGGTGGCAGCGGCGGCGGCCGAGGTGCGGGTGGCCGTGGATATTTGCGATCCGCAGGAGCTCGCCGGCATGAACTCGCGCATGGATCAGGCCGAGCTGCAGGCCTGGGCCCAGCGGCGCATCCAGAGGCACTGGATGGCCGAAGGCGTGACCTTCCTGCACCCCGACAGCATCCAGGTGGGACCACGGGTCACCCTCGACCGCGATGTGTTCCTGGAGGCGGGCGTGACTCTGGAGGGCGCGGTGCGCGTGGGCGAAGGCACCCGCATCGGTCAGGGAACGGTCATCGCGGATTCGGTGCTGGGGGCTGGGGTCGAGGTGCGCCCCTACTGCGTCATCGAGCAGGCTCAGGTGGGCAACGGCGCCAAGGTGGGCCCCTTCGCGCGGCTGCGGGAAGGCACCGACCTGGGCGAGGCGGTGCACATCGGGAATTTTGTGGAAACCAAGAAGGCGAAGCTGCACCGGGGCGCCAAGGCCAATCACCTGGCCTACCTCGGCGATGCGGAGATCGGCGAGAAGACCAACATCGGCGCGGGCGTCATCACGTGCAATTACGACGGGGTGAATAAACACAAGACGAGCATCGGCCGTAACGTCTTCGTGGGATCGGACACTCAGCTGGTGGCCCCTGTCACCATTGGCGATGGGGCGCTTATTGGCGCCGGAACCACGGTCACTGCCGATGTTCCTGGTGATGCCCTGGCCCTCAGCCGAGTGCCCCAGACCTCCAAGGAAGGTGGCGCCGCCCGCATCCGGGCCCGCCAACAGAAGAAATAA
- a CDS encoding Fur family transcriptional regulator: MGVSNAHPPSTPSLRAAGMRQTPQREGILRVLKDSDRPMTVEEIWERMPERRSGLPTVYRNLERFVREGWAESILGADQVMRFVRCDSRHHHHHLQCERCGRTAEVDACGLEESLKNLEALSGFQITRHQLMLFGLCGICGAETAANAEGHQRKTGTKDGAREIDR, encoded by the coding sequence ATGGGCGTGTCCAACGCCCATCCCCCATCCACCCCATCCCTCCGCGCCGCGGGCATGCGGCAGACGCCCCAGCGCGAAGGCATTCTCCGGGTTTTGAAGGATTCCGACCGGCCCATGACGGTGGAGGAGATCTGGGAACGCATGCCCGAACGGCGATCAGGGCTGCCCACCGTCTACCGCAACCTGGAGCGCTTTGTCCGCGAAGGCTGGGCGGAGAGCATCCTTGGCGCTGACCAGGTGATGCGGTTCGTACGCTGTGATTCCCGCCACCACCATCATCACCTCCAGTGTGAACGGTGCGGACGCACCGCCGAAGTGGATGCCTGCGGCCTCGAAGAATCGCTCAAGAACTTGGAGGCTCTTTCTGGCTTTCAGATCACGCGCCACCAGCTCATGCTCTTTGGCCTGTGTGGGATTTGTGGTGCTGAGACGGCCGCGAACGCAGAGGGCCATCAACGGAAAACCGGAACAAAGGATGGGGCCCGTGAAATTGACCGTTGA
- a CDS encoding PdxA family protein, which yields MAWRWIDAPENAPVGFHGRAYRLQVRALDLGQPLLAEVLWLDPAPEIVRDQLCLGQGSAASGRATVEAVRVAALLTMAGLADALVTLPMAKSAAHLAGFDIPGHTEYLQELSGAPMTRMAFVSPRLNVVLHTVHQSLRSVVETLDANGVAETLAFSAEQFIRLTGKQDLRVALCALNPHAGEHGAFGEEERLLEDALVQAEAAFLDFTPRPGSPFFANGDPHQDSAKPHSVGQRGLEVVSTGGTEEARPAPVFFGPLPSDSVFQRASKGEFDLVVALYHDQGLIPVKLLEPTRAVNLTLGLPFIRTSPDHGTAFDKAGKWVGEAENFLEAAALAVRLAGRGRESLLTLLPRD from the coding sequence GTGGCATGGCGCTGGATTGACGCACCGGAGAACGCCCCCGTGGGTTTCCACGGTCGGGCCTACCGGCTCCAGGTCAGGGCACTGGATTTGGGGCAGCCCCTGCTGGCAGAGGTGCTCTGGCTCGACCCCGCGCCTGAGATCGTCCGCGACCAGCTCTGCCTGGGCCAAGGCTCCGCTGCCTCCGGCCGGGCCACCGTGGAGGCCGTTCGCGTGGCTGCCCTCCTGACCATGGCAGGCCTGGCGGATGCCCTGGTGACGCTGCCCATGGCCAAATCCGCCGCCCATCTGGCGGGCTTCGACATCCCGGGTCATACCGAGTACCTCCAAGAACTCTCGGGCGCCCCCATGACGCGCATGGCTTTCGTGAGCCCGCGCCTCAACGTGGTGCTGCACACCGTTCATCAGAGCCTGCGTTCGGTGGTGGAAACCTTGGATGCGAACGGCGTGGCCGAAACCCTCGCCTTTTCCGCGGAACAGTTCATCCGTCTCACAGGGAAGCAGGATCTCCGTGTGGCGCTCTGCGCCCTGAATCCCCACGCCGGTGAGCATGGGGCCTTCGGCGAGGAGGAGCGTCTGCTGGAGGACGCCCTGGTGCAGGCGGAAGCGGCTTTCCTCGACTTCACGCCAAGGCCTGGCAGTCCCTTTTTCGCGAACGGCGACCCCCATCAAGACTCGGCAAAACCCCATTCTGTGGGGCAGCGGGGGCTCGAAGTCGTATCCACCGGGGGCACCGAAGAGGCGCGTCCTGCGCCGGTGTTTTTCGGCCCCCTGCCCTCGGACAGCGTTTTCCAGCGGGCCTCCAAAGGCGAGTTCGACCTGGTGGTGGCCCTGTACCACGATCAGGGGCTCATCCCCGTGAAGCTGCTGGAGCCCACCCGCGCCGTGAACCTCACGCTGGGACTGCCTTTCATCCGCACCAGCCCTGATCACGGTACCGCCTTTGACAAGGCGGGGAAGTGGGTTGGCGAAGCCGAGAACTTCCTCGAAGCCGCCGCCCTGGCGGTGCGACTGGCAGGGCGAGGACGTGAAAGCCTGTTGACCCTGCTGCCCCGAGACTGA
- the mnmA gene encoding tRNA 2-thiouridine(34) synthase MnmA — protein MSHLLDQTLALLRSHPTLRQGDRILAAMSGGVDSSVMAALLHRGGYEVIGVSMQLFDKKSAQTSDGKCCTLDDFQDARRVAYELGFPHYVMDFESRFRETVIEGFIQGYLNGETPSPCIRCNQHLKFSALMERADSMAAHFVATGHYSTISWDGGKWQLRKAADPAKDQSYFLFHHTQATLPRTLFPLAHLSKPEVRRLGAELGLHLADKPESQEICFVTQDRYDAFLAAEGRDPGLGEGDIRHLDGRVLGQHQGFWRHTVGQRRGLRIAAAEPLYVIRVEAASNTVWVGSESDLMSTDLVAREISWVNEPPVGPLACEARIRSRSPEAEALVIPLPDGRVKVAFAESQRAIAPGQAVVFYRDGEVLGGGWIDSRL, from the coding sequence TTGAGCCACCTTCTGGATCAAACCCTGGCCCTGCTGAGGTCCCACCCCACCCTCCGCCAGGGGGACCGGATCTTGGCTGCGATGTCGGGAGGCGTGGATAGTTCGGTCATGGCGGCCCTGCTTCACCGCGGCGGGTATGAAGTCATCGGGGTTTCCATGCAACTCTTCGACAAGAAAAGTGCTCAAACTTCTGATGGCAAATGCTGCACTTTGGATGATTTCCAGGATGCCAGAAGGGTCGCCTACGAACTGGGGTTTCCCCACTACGTCATGGATTTCGAAAGCCGATTTCGAGAGACCGTCATTGAGGGTTTCATCCAGGGGTACTTGAATGGTGAAACTCCAAGTCCTTGCATTCGATGCAATCAGCATCTCAAGTTCTCTGCTTTGATGGAGCGGGCTGATTCCATGGCGGCGCATTTCGTGGCCACTGGTCATTACTCCACCATCTCGTGGGACGGCGGAAAGTGGCAGCTTCGCAAGGCGGCCGATCCAGCGAAGGATCAAAGTTATTTCCTTTTCCACCATACCCAGGCCACCCTGCCTCGCACGCTCTTTCCGCTGGCCCACCTCTCCAAGCCAGAGGTTCGGAGACTGGGAGCGGAGTTGGGTCTCCATCTGGCCGACAAGCCTGAAAGCCAGGAAATCTGCTTTGTCACGCAGGACCGCTATGACGCCTTTCTGGCGGCGGAGGGCCGCGATCCAGGCCTGGGTGAAGGGGACATTCGCCATTTGGATGGTCGTGTTCTGGGCCAGCACCAAGGGTTCTGGCGGCACACCGTGGGACAGCGTCGGGGGCTGAGAATTGCCGCCGCGGAGCCTTTGTACGTCATCCGGGTGGAGGCTGCTTCCAACACCGTGTGGGTGGGCTCCGAATCGGACCTTATGTCCACCGATCTCGTCGCCCGCGAAATCAGCTGGGTGAACGAACCCCCAGTGGGACCCCTCGCCTGCGAAGCGCGCATCCGCAGCCGCTCCCCCGAGGCCGAGGCCCTGGTGATCCCGTTACCGGACGGCCGAGTCAAGGTGGCCTTCGCCGAATCCCAGCGGGCCATTGCCCCGGGACAAGCGGTGGTTTTCTATCGGGACGGTGAGGTTCTGGGCGGGGGCTGGATCGACAGCCGGCTGTGA
- a CDS encoding aminotransferase class IV translates to MSLERFFGPGFHLASAASHAAMEGFPRTALAVHEGQPCHLHAHLHRLQEAAAALHHSGDWVESLGPEITAQISVWMSRSDAVPSAALRLALQPEFGFLRVRLESLPGISQPYLLAPMPHPLAHRQGDPLLRHKGLGGPWSTAALAEARTLGAADALLLWADGTLAETAIAAVGVERDGVLTVPPPEGRVASLAEQLDLPHWAAQRGLQVEVGPLALPQHGQIWCMNALRGIWKAQLA, encoded by the coding sequence ATGAGCTTGGAACGATTCTTCGGCCCTGGCTTCCACCTGGCTTCTGCAGCCAGCCATGCGGCCATGGAAGGCTTCCCACGAACGGCCCTTGCCGTCCACGAGGGACAGCCGTGCCACCTGCACGCCCACCTCCACCGGCTGCAGGAAGCCGCGGCTGCCCTCCACCATTCTGGAGATTGGGTGGAGTCGCTTGGACCGGAGATCACGGCACAGATCAGCGTCTGGATGAGCCGGTCGGATGCGGTGCCAAGCGCGGCCCTTCGTCTGGCGCTTCAGCCGGAGTTTGGTTTTCTGAGGGTGCGCCTGGAGTCCCTTCCTGGGATTTCCCAGCCCTACCTTTTGGCACCGATGCCCCATCCCCTGGCCCACCGTCAGGGCGACCCCCTGCTTCGACACAAGGGACTTGGGGGGCCCTGGAGCACGGCCGCACTCGCGGAAGCCCGCACCCTCGGGGCCGCGGACGCGCTGCTGCTCTGGGCGGACGGAACCCTGGCTGAAACCGCCATTGCCGCCGTGGGCGTGGAGCGGGATGGCGTCCTCACGGTGCCTCCTCCCGAGGGACGGGTGGCCAGTCTGGCTGAACAGCTCGATCTCCCCCATTGGGCCGCTCAGCGGGGACTGCAGGTGGAAGTGGGCCCTCTGGCCCTGCCCCAGCATGGGCAGATATGGTGCATGAACGCGCTGCGGGGCATCTGGAAGGCCCAGCTTGCGTGA